One region of Serinus canaria isolate serCan28SL12 chromosome 25, serCan2020, whole genome shotgun sequence genomic DNA includes:
- the PLEKHO1 gene encoding pleckstrin homology domain-containing family O member 1, with product MKKNNSAKRGNQDGNQQPAQPEKVGWVRKFCGKGIFREIWKNRYVVLKGDQLYISEKEVKDEKNIQEMFDLSDYEKCEELRKSKSRSKKNHSKFTLAHSRQPGNTAPNLIFLAVSPEEKESWINALNSAITRAKNRILDEVTVEEDSFLAHPTRDRAKIQHSRRPPTRGHLMAVASTSTSDGMLTLDLIQEEDASPEDHGTCEESFRVDLDKSVAHLTAGRRRSDSENTKSSEKVRTGSLPRQEVTPWDRAGQRNDSFDKGTMYTPQVPKKLSYSEKNKCASMEEILSRRDSSTHRAVLRKGLEAQFASAEPEQLSRIQELVALKLEKTQELLTEVKGYGEGKKKTKDSNTSTTITTTSSSSSSSSKSDSERILQESERLLGEASSTWSQAKRVLQEIKELRDLYKQFELQQSDSKPKQSSQSQFRKSMM from the exons atgaaaaaaaataattctgcaaaAAGG GGGAACCAGGATGGAAACCAGCAACCTGCGCAGCCGGAGAAGGTCGGCTGGGTGCGGAAATTTTGCGGAAAAGGCATTTTTAGGGAAATCTGGAAAAACCGTTATGTGGTTCTGAAGGGAGATCAGCTTTACATCTCGGAGAAGGAG gtaaaagatgaaaaaaacataCAGGAAATGTTTGATCTGAGTGACTACGAGAAATGTGAAGAGCTCAGGAAGTCCAAAAGTAGAAGCAAAAAGAACCACAGTAAATTTACTCTTGCTCACTCCAGGCAGCCTGGAAACACG GCACCAAATCTGATCTTCCTGGCTGTGAGTCCAGAAGAGAAAGAGTCCTGGATTAACGCCCTCAACTCTGCAATCACACGTGCTAAAAACCGGATCTTGGACGAG GTCACTGTGGAAGAGGACAGTTTCCTTGCCCACCCGACACGTGACAGAGCCAAGATCCAGCACTCCCGGCGCCCTCCCACGCGGGGTCACCTCATGGCTGTG gcatcTACCTCAACCTCTGACGGAATGCTGACCCTCGACCTGATCCAGGAGGAAGACGCCTCTCCGGAGGATCACGGCACCTGCGAGGAGAGTTTCCGGGTGGATCTGGACAAGTCCGTGGCACACCTGACCGCGGGGCGGCGCCGCTCCGACTCGGAGAACACAAAGTCATCGGAGAAAGTGCGGACAGGGAGCCTCCCCCGACAGGAGGTGACCCCGTGGGACAGAGCCGGGCAGCGCAATGACTCCTTTGACAAAGGGACCATGTACACACCGCAGGTCCCCAAAAAGCTCTCATACtcagaaaagaataaatgtgCCTCCATGGAAGAAATCCTGTCCCGACGGGACTCTTCCACACATCGGGCGGTGctgaggaaggggctggaggcTCAGTTTGCCTCGGCAGAGCCGGAGCAGCTGTCCCGGATACAGGAACTGGTTGcactgaaactggaaaaaactCAGGAACTGCTGACAGAGGTGAAGGGCTACGGGGAAGGCAAGAAAAAGACCAAGGACTCCAACACCAgcaccaccatcaccaccacctcttcttcttcctcatcATCTTCCAAGTCGGACTCTGAAAGGATCCTGCAGGAATCTgagaggctgctgggggaggctTCCTCCACCTGGAGCCAAGCCAAGAGGGTGCTGCAGGAGATCAAAGAGCTGAGGGACCTGTACAAACAGTTTGAGCTGCAGCAGTCAGACTCGAAGCCCAAACAGAGCTCACAGTCGCAGTTTAGGAAGAGCATGATGTGA